GCTACAGCCAGTTCGGGGAAATCGTGGACTACCCGCCAGGGCACAAACGGCATTTTTTCCAGAAGCGCCTGGACGACTGAATGTCAGTCACCCGTACCGGCAACTGACATTCAGATACTCGCTTCAGAGACAGGTCGCCAACGCTGCCAAACGGCGCTTGGCGACGAAGTCGTCCTTCTGCGCGTAGTAATTCAGCACGGTGCCGGACGCCTCCGTGGTCAGGTCGACAAACGACTCCGCCGAGCGGGTGTAGACCGTCGAACCGCCCTTCTTGCCCGGTTGCAGATATGCCGCCGCGTCCACGCCGAACACCGCTTCGTCCTGCCAGGCGAATTGCACGCACCGGGCCACGTCTTTTTCGGGCTTGTCCGAATTCAGGGTCTTGTAAGGGGTTTGCGTGCGGGCGTCTTCCATCGTCGAACCCGCGCAACCGGCCAGCAGGGTTGCCGCCAGTGCCACCATCAGCATTCGCATTGCATTCGCTCATTCGGAAAAAAGCGGACTGTATCACCGCAACGCCAAAAATCGTTCTGCTTTACTGCATTTAGAGCGCGACACATGCCGGCCGCTGCGGCACATTAACGGTCATCAGCCTTACAAGGAAAGCCCATGGCGCCTACTGACCAGCGACACGAACAGGCCCTGAAACTGTTTCTCGATGCGCGTCCGGATCTGCGCGAAGCCCTCGACCACCTCAACCCGCTGCTGGCCCAGGCCAAGGGCGAAACCCAGGCGCAGTACCGTGAAGAACGGCTGCACGAAGCTTTCGAAGCCGAGGCCGAAAGCCAAGGGTTGTTTGCCTGGGAACTGACGCTGCAACTCACCGCCGCGACGCCCGAGGAGTACCAGGCGCAACGCCTGGAAGTGCATCGCGAAGTGGCGGAAATGGCCGGGATGGACTGGCTGGAATATTGCGATCTGTATGGCATAGAACCGTAACCCCTGCACAAGGACGCTGCCTCGATGCTGCCTTCCACCTCGACTCACCGCGCCAGCCCCGGACATCTTCATATACAGAAATGGCGCGGCCGGGTGGGGCTGGCGCTGGTTGCCAGTCTGTCGGTATTGGCCGGCATGACCGACGCCATCGGTTTCATGGCCAGCGGCGATTTCGTTTCCTTCATGAGCGGCAACACCACGCGACTGGCAGTGGCGATCAGCGAGGGTGACAGCGGACTGACATTAAGGCTGATCCTGCTGGTCGCGACATTCATTGTCGGTAATGCCCTGGGTGTCGTGGTCAGCCGATTGGGGGGGCGGCGGGCGTTGCCCTTGTTGTTGTCCATCGCCGCTCTGCTCTGTTTGGCAGCCTGGCCCTTTGACACGCAACTGCCGGCCCTGCTGGCGGCGATCATTGCGATGGGCATGCTCAATGCAGCGGTGGAAGAAGTGAACGGTCTGCCGGTCGGGCTGACGTATGTCACCGGTGCACTGTCACGATTCGGTCGTGGATTGGGGCGCTGGGTGCTCGGCGAACGGCGAAGCGGCTGGCGGGTGCAACTGGTGCCGTGGAGCGGGATGCTGGTCGGCGCCATTCTGGGAGCGGTACTGGAACATCATCTGGGGCTCAAGGCGATGTTGGTCAGCGGTCTGTTTGCTGGCGTTCTGGGGCTGCTGACCCTGAAAATTCCGCGCCGTTGGCAGTTGGGCTACATGCCGCGCTGACGGACGCCTGCTCGTATCGAGACGGGCGCAGGAAACATCCGCTTCGCCGCTCCGCCGAGAAAGCTTTATCATGGCCGCAGTTTTGCTGATCGAGTCCGTCATGAAGTTCGCCATTGCGCTGTTTTCCGCCGCCCATGCGCCCTCCTCGCGCCGCGCCCTGCTGTTCGCTCAGGCCGCGCTGGCCGGCGGGCATGAGATTGTCCGGCTGTTTTTCTATCAGGACGGGGTCCACAACGCGTCCGACGCTGTGGTCACGCCGCAGGACGAACTGGACCTGCCCAAGCAGTGGCGAACTTTCATTACCGAACAAAACCTCGACGGCGTGGTGTGCATCGCCGCTGCCCTGCGCCGTGGCGTGTTGAATGCCGAGGAAGCCGGGCGTTATCAGCGTGATGCCGTGGCGGTCAGCGCGCCGTGGGAGTTGTCCGGTCTCGGCCAGTTGCATGACGCGGTGCAGGATGCCGACCGCCTGATCTGTTTCGGAGGCGCATGACATGGCCAAGTCCCTTCTGATTATTAGCCGTCAATCGCCGTGGTCCGGCCCAGGCGCCCGCGAAGCGCTGGACATTGTGCTGGCCGGAGGCGCCTTCGATCTGCCGATCGGCCTGCTGTTTCTCGACGACGGCGTGTTGCAACTGGCCGCAGGGCAGAACGCCAAGGCCCTGCAACAGAAAGACCTGAGCGCCAATCTGCAAGCGCTGCCGATGTTCGGTGTCGAAGAGCTGTTCTACTGCGCCGACAGCGCCAGTGTTCGCGGCCTCGGCGATCGTTCGCTGGACGAGGCGCAGCCTTTGGCCGCCGAGCAAATCACCGCCCTTATTGACCGTTACGACCAGGTGATCACCCTCTGATGTCGACTTTGCATGTGTTGTCCCATTCCCCGTTCGGCGACGAACGCCTGACCAGTTGCCTGCGCCTGCTGAGTGCCAGCGATGCGCTGTTGCTGTCTGGCGATGCCGCTTATGCGCTGCAACCCGGCACTGCGCCGTTCAGTGCGCTGGAATCCCGCAAGGTGAAATTGTTCGTGCTGGCCGAAGACGCGCAAGCCCGTGCCGTGCAGATTCCGGACTGGGCCGAGGCCATCGATTATCCGGCCTTCGTCGAGCTGTCGATTCACCACGACAAGGTCAACACCTGGCTATGAATGCGCTGACCGTCGGCGCCCGCGCCATTGAACTGGACAAGGACGGCTTCCTGGTCGACCTCAACGACTGGTCGGCCGAAGTCGCCAGCGCCCTCGCCGCTGCCGAAGACATCGAACTGAGCCCCGAACACTGGGAAGTCCTCGAACTGCTGCGCAGCTTCTATGCCGAGTTCCAGCTGTCGCCGGCCACCCGGCCGCTGATCAAGTACACCGCGCTCAAGCTCGGCGCGGAGAAAGGCAACAGCCTGCACCTGAACCGACTGTTCAAAGGCACCCCTGCCAAACTCGCCGCGAAACTGGCGGGCCTGCCCAAACCGACGAATTGCCTATGACCGACTATCCAGCGCTGACCCTCGAAACGCCCGCCGAGCACCCGTTCGCCCAGTTCGTGCGCATCCTTGGCAAGGGCAAGCGCGGCGCCCGCGACCTGACCCGCGAAGAAGCCCGGGATGCCATGGGCATGGTGCTCGACGAAGCGGTTGAAGAAACCCAGCTCGGCGCGTTTCTGATGTTGCTGCGGCACAAGGAAGAAAGCGCCGAAGAAATGGCCGGGTTCACCGAAGCCCTGCGCGAACGCTTGCAGGCGCCGGCACTGAACGTCGATCTGGATTGGCCAACTTACGCTGGCAAGAAGCGTCATCTGCCGTGGTATCTGCTGGCGGCCAAGTGCCTGGCGCAGAACGGCGTGCGTATCTTCATGCACGGTGGTGGCGCCCACACCGCAGGACGCTTGTACTCCGAACAACTGCTCGGTGAGCTGAACATTCCGCTATGCCGCAACTGGCAACAGGTCGGCGCGGCGCTGGATAACGGTGGCCTGGCGTTCATGCCGCTGGTGGACTGGGCGCCGCAGCTGCAACGGATGATCGACCTGCGCAACACCCTCGGCCTGCGCTCGCCGATCCACTCGCTGGCGCGGATTCTCAATCCGTTGGGCGCGCGTTGCGGTTTGCAGAGTATTTTCCACCCCGGCTATCAAGCGGTGCACCGCAATGCCAGCGGCCTGCTCGGTGATACGGCGATCGTGATCAAGGGCGACGGCGGCGAAATCGAGATCAACCCGGATGCCGACAGCCACTTGTACGGCACCAGCGGCGGCGAGAGCTGGGACGAAGAATGGCCGCAGCTGTCAGCGCAGCGTCACGTCAAACCGGCGTCGCTGGATATCGAACATCTGAAAGCTGTCTGGCGCGGTGATGTGGTCGACAGTTATCCGCAGATGGCACTGATTTCGACCATGGCGTTGGCCCTGCGCGGCCTCGGTCAGAGCCGTGAGCAGGCTTTCGAAACTGCCGAGCAATACTGGGCCGCGCGGAACAAATCGATTTAACCGATCATTAACGCCCGATCTTTGCGCTTTTTGTTCGAACTCATCGGAATAGACTCGGCTCCAACGATTATTGGTTTCTGGAGTCTTGATCATGGGTTTACTCGTCGATGGCCGCTGGCAGGACAAGTGGTACGAAAGCAGCAAGGACGGCGCGTTCCAGCGCGAACAGGCGCAGCGCCGTAACTGGGTCACTCGCAATGGCGAGCCGGGCCCGAGCGGAGAAGGCGGTTTTGCCGCCGAAGCCGGGCGTTATCACCTTTATGTCTCTCTCGCCTGTCCGTGGGCTCATCGCACGCTGATCCTGCGCAAGCTCAAGGGCCTGGAAAGCCTGATCGACGTTTCAGTCGTCAGCTGGCTGATGCTGGAAAACGGCTGGACCTTCGATCAGAACCTCGGCTCGACTGGCGACAAACTCGACCACTTCGATTTCATGCACCAGCGCTACACCGCTGACACCGCCGACTACACCGGCCGCGTCACCGTGCCAGTGCTGTGGGACAAGAAACTCAAGCGCATCGTCAGCAACGAATCGGCGGAGATCATCCGCATGTTCAACAGTGCCTTCGATGACTTGACCGGCAACGATCTGGACTTCTATCCGGCGCCATTACGCAGCGAGATCGATGCACTGAACGAGCGGATCTACCCTGCCGTGAACAACGGCGTGTACCGCGCCGGGTTTGCCACCTCGCAGAACGCCTATGAAGAAGCGTTCGATGATGTGTTTGCCGAACTGGATCATCTGGAGCAGGTGCTCGGCGCCAACCGTTATCTGACGGGCGAATACCTGACCGAGGCTGACGTGCGGTTGTTCACCACGCTGATTCGTTTCGACGCGGTGTACCACGGGCACTTCAAATGCAATCTGCGGCGGATCAGCGATTATCCGAATCTGTCGAACTGGCTGCGTGAGATGTACCAGTGGCCGGGCATTGCCGAGACCGTGGATTTTCAGCACATCAAGAATCACTACTACGGCAGCCACAAGACCATTAACCCGACCGGGGTTGTGCCGAAGGGGCCGGAGCAGGATTTCACTGTTGCCCATGACCGGGACCGGTTGGGCGGGAAAGGGGTTTGGCGCAGGGGCTGAGTTGTTCAGCGTTCTTGGAGGCCTCTTCGCGAGCAGGCTCGCTCCCACTTTGGATCTGTGTCGTGCACAAATCCCCTGTGGGAGCGAGCCTGCTCGCGAATGGGGTTACTCGGTTTTCAGACCTGTGCCTGAGCGCCCTCGAACCACGCCAGTTTCTCGCGCAGTTGCACCACTTCGCCGACGATCACCAGCGTCGGCGCATGCACTTCATGCTCCGCCACCAGACGCGGCAGGTCGGCCAGCGTGCCGGTGAAAACCCGCTGATTGACCGTGGTGCCCTGCTGGATCAGCGCCGCTGGGGTTTCCGCTGCACGACCGTGCTTGATCAACTGCTCACAGATAATCGGCAACCCCACCAGGCCCATGTAGAACACCAGCGTCTGCGCCGGCGCGACGAGGTCGGCCCACGGCAGATCGGTGGAACCGTCCTTCAAGTGCCCGGTGACGAACCGCACAGACTGCGCGTAATCGCGATGAGTCAGCGGAATCCCGGCATACGCCGCGCAACCGCTGGCCGCCGTGATGCCCGGCACCACCTGGAACGGGATGCCATGGGCCGCCAGCTCCTCGATCTCTTCGCCGCCACGACCGAAGATGAACGGATCCCCGCCCTTCAACCGCACCACACGCTTGCCGGCCTTGGCCAGATCCACCAGTTGCTGGTTGATCTGGTCCTGCGGCACGGCGTGATCGGCGCGACGCTTGCCGACGTAGACCCGCTCGGCATCGCGACGGCACAGCTCAAGAATCGCCGGAGCCACCAAGCGGTCGTACAGCACCACATCGGCTTGCTGCATCAGACGCAAGGCGCGGAAGGTCAGCAGATCCGGGTCGCCCGGTCCTGCGCCCACCAGATACACCTCGCCAGTGGTAACGCTCGCTTCGCCGTCGATTTTCGCCTGCAACAGACGCTCGGCCTCGGCGCCCTGCCCGGCCAGTTGCCGATCGGCAATCGGCCCCTGGAACACGTCTTCCCAAAACCCGCGACGCTGCTGCACATCGGGAAACAGGCCTTTGACCTGATCACGAAACCGCGCGGCCAGACCGGCCAGATGGCCGTAGGTCGAAGGAATCCAGGTTTCGATCTTGGCGCGGATCAGCCGGGCCAGCACCGGCGCATCGCCGCCACTGGAGACCGCAATGATCAGCGGTGAACGATCGACGATTGCCGGGAAGATCACGCTGCACAGCGCTGGCGCATCGACCACATTGACCGGCACGCAGCGCCGATGGGCATCGGCGGAGACCTGCGCGTTCAACGCTTCGTCGTCGGTGGCGGCAATGATCAGCCCGCAACCGTCGAGATCCGTTTCGGCATAGCCACGCAACAGGCACTCGCCACCGCTGGCGGCAACCAGTTCGCGCAGTTGCGCTTCGATTTCAGGTGCGACCACCCGCAGCAGCGCACCGGCATCGGCCAGCAGGCGGGACTTGCGCAAGGCAATTTCCCCCCCACCGACGACCAACACACGACTGCCGCGCAGGTTGTGAAACAGCGGCAGATATTTCATTTAGCCGATGACCTCAAGGCCACCCATGTACGGCTTCAGCACGTCCGGCACGCGGATCGAACCGTCGGCCTGCTGGTAGTTTTCCAGCACGGCAACCAAGGTACGACCGACCGCCAGACCGGAACCGTTCAGGGTGTGCACCAGCTCAGGCTTGCCGGTTTCCGGGTTGCGGAAACGCGCCTGCATGCGGCGGGCCTGGAAGTCGCCGCAGTTGGAGCACGACGAGATTTCACGGTATTTGTCCTGGCTCGGAATCCACACTTCCAGGTCGTAAGTCTTGACCGCGCTGAAACCCATGTCGCCGGTGCACAGTGCCAGGGTGCGGTAAGGCAGCTCCAGCAGTTGCAGGACTTTCTCGGCGTTGGCGGTCAGCCCTTCCAGCGCTTCCATCGACTTCGACGGCTCGACGATCTGGACCATTTCAACTTTGTCGAACTGGTGCTGGCGGATCATGCCGCGAGTGTCACGACCCGACGCGCCGGCTTCGCTGCGGAAGCATGGAGTGTGGGCAACGAACTTGATCGGCAGCTGTTTCGAATCGACGATTTCACCGGCCACGATGTTGGTCAGCGACACTTCGGCGGTCGGGATCAGGTACAGATCGGCTTCGCCTTCGCGAGCGATCTTGAACAGGTCTTCTTCGAATTTCGGCAGTTGACCGGTACCTTGCAGCGCCGGGGCCTGAACCAGATAAGGCGTGTAAGCCTCTTCGTAGCCGTGCTCGGTGACGTGCAGGTTGATCATGAACTGCGCCAGTGCGCGGTGCAGACGGGCAATCGGGCCGCGCAGCAAAGCGAAACGCGCGCCGGACAGCTTGGCGGCGGTTTCGAAGTCGAGCCAGCCGAATTTCTCGCCCAGGGCCACGTGGTCCTGAACCGGGAAGTCGAAGGCTTTCGGGGTGCCCCAGCGACGGACTTCGACGTTGCCGTCTTCGTCTTCGCCGACCGGTACCGATTCGTGCGGCAGGTTCGGGATACCCAGCAGGATCGCATCCAGTTCGGTCTGGATCGCGTCCAGTTCGACTTTACCGGCGCTCAGTTCGCCCGCCATGCGCTCGACGTCCGCCATCAGCGGCGCGATGTCTTCGCCGCGCTGCTTGGCCTGACCGATGGATTTGGAACGCGCATTACGCTCAGCCTGCAGTGCTTCGGTGCGGGTCTGGACGGTCTTGCGCTGTTCTTCCAGCGCTT
The window above is part of the Pseudomonas fluorescens genome. Proteins encoded here:
- the tusB gene encoding sulfurtransferase complex subunit TusB — protein: MSTLHVLSHSPFGDERLTSCLRLLSASDALLLSGDAAYALQPGTAPFSALESRKVKLFVLAEDAQARAVQIPDWAEAIDYPAFVELSIHHDKVNTWL
- a CDS encoding DUF6388 family protein — encoded protein: MAPTDQRHEQALKLFLDARPDLREALDHLNPLLAQAKGETQAQYREERLHEAFEAEAESQGLFAWELTLQLTAATPEEYQAQRLEVHREVAEMAGMDWLEYCDLYGIEP
- the tusC gene encoding sulfurtransferase complex subunit TusC; this encodes MAKSLLIISRQSPWSGPGAREALDIVLAGGAFDLPIGLLFLDDGVLQLAAGQNAKALQQKDLSANLQALPMFGVEELFYCADSASVRGLGDRSLDEAQPLAAEQITALIDRYDQVITL
- the cysG gene encoding siroheme synthase CysG; its protein translation is MKYLPLFHNLRGSRVLVVGGGEIALRKSRLLADAGALLRVVAPEIEAQLRELVAASGGECLLRGYAETDLDGCGLIIAATDDEALNAQVSADAHRRCVPVNVVDAPALCSVIFPAIVDRSPLIIAVSSGGDAPVLARLIRAKIETWIPSTYGHLAGLAARFRDQVKGLFPDVQQRRGFWEDVFQGPIADRQLAGQGAEAERLLQAKIDGEASVTTGEVYLVGAGPGDPDLLTFRALRLMQQADVVLYDRLVAPAILELCRRDAERVYVGKRRADHAVPQDQINQQLVDLAKAGKRVVRLKGGDPFIFGRGGEEIEELAAHGIPFQVVPGITAASGCAAYAGIPLTHRDYAQSVRFVTGHLKDGSTDLPWADLVAPAQTLVFYMGLVGLPIICEQLIKHGRAAETPAALIQQGTTVNQRVFTGTLADLPRLVAEHEVHAPTLVIVGEVVQLREKLAWFEGAQAQV
- a CDS encoding TusE/DsrC/DsvC family sulfur relay protein, with translation MNALTVGARAIELDKDGFLVDLNDWSAEVASALAAAEDIELSPEHWEVLELLRSFYAEFQLSPATRPLIKYTALKLGAEKGNSLHLNRLFKGTPAKLAAKLAGLPKPTNCL
- a CDS encoding YoaK family protein, which translates into the protein MLPSTSTHRASPGHLHIQKWRGRVGLALVASLSVLAGMTDAIGFMASGDFVSFMSGNTTRLAVAISEGDSGLTLRLILLVATFIVGNALGVVVSRLGGRRALPLLLSIAALLCLAAWPFDTQLPALLAAIIAMGMLNAAVEEVNGLPVGLTYVTGALSRFGRGLGRWVLGERRSGWRVQLVPWSGMLVGAILGAVLEHHLGLKAMLVSGLFAGVLGLLTLKIPRRWQLGYMPR
- a CDS encoding glutathione S-transferase family protein, with amino-acid sequence MGLLVDGRWQDKWYESSKDGAFQREQAQRRNWVTRNGEPGPSGEGGFAAEAGRYHLYVSLACPWAHRTLILRKLKGLESLIDVSVVSWLMLENGWTFDQNLGSTGDKLDHFDFMHQRYTADTADYTGRVTVPVLWDKKLKRIVSNESAEIIRMFNSAFDDLTGNDLDFYPAPLRSEIDALNERIYPAVNNGVYRAGFATSQNAYEEAFDDVFAELDHLEQVLGANRYLTGEYLTEADVRLFTTLIRFDAVYHGHFKCNLRRISDYPNLSNWLREMYQWPGIAETVDFQHIKNHYYGSHKTINPTGVVPKGPEQDFTVAHDRDRLGGKGVWRRG
- the serS gene encoding serine--tRNA ligase, which encodes MLDSKLLRSNLQDVADRLASRGFALDVARIEALEEQRKTVQTRTEALQAERNARSKSIGQAKQRGEDIAPLMADVERMAGELSAGKVELDAIQTELDAILLGIPNLPHESVPVGEDEDGNVEVRRWGTPKAFDFPVQDHVALGEKFGWLDFETAAKLSGARFALLRGPIARLHRALAQFMINLHVTEHGYEEAYTPYLVQAPALQGTGQLPKFEEDLFKIAREGEADLYLIPTAEVSLTNIVAGEIVDSKQLPIKFVAHTPCFRSEAGASGRDTRGMIRQHQFDKVEMVQIVEPSKSMEALEGLTANAEKVLQLLELPYRTLALCTGDMGFSAVKTYDLEVWIPSQDKYREISSCSNCGDFQARRMQARFRNPETGKPELVHTLNGSGLAVGRTLVAVLENYQQADGSIRVPDVLKPYMGGLEVIG
- the tusD gene encoding sulfurtransferase complex subunit TusD, translating into MKFAIALFSAAHAPSSRRALLFAQAALAGGHEIVRLFFYQDGVHNASDAVVTPQDELDLPKQWRTFITEQNLDGVVCIAAALRRGVLNAEEAGRYQRDAVAVSAPWELSGLGQLHDAVQDADRLICFGGA
- a CDS encoding glycosyl transferase family protein, yielding MTDYPALTLETPAEHPFAQFVRILGKGKRGARDLTREEARDAMGMVLDEAVEETQLGAFLMLLRHKEESAEEMAGFTEALRERLQAPALNVDLDWPTYAGKKRHLPWYLLAAKCLAQNGVRIFMHGGGAHTAGRLYSEQLLGELNIPLCRNWQQVGAALDNGGLAFMPLVDWAPQLQRMIDLRNTLGLRSPIHSLARILNPLGARCGLQSIFHPGYQAVHRNASGLLGDTAIVIKGDGGEIEINPDADSHLYGTSGGESWDEEWPQLSAQRHVKPASLDIEHLKAVWRGDVVDSYPQMALISTMALALRGLGQSREQAFETAEQYWAARNKSI